The following are from one region of the Paenibacillus sp. JZ16 genome:
- the tgt gene encoding tRNA guanosine(34) transglycosylase Tgt, which translates to MAAAVTYEHIKTCKQSGARLGRVHTPHGVIDTPTFMPVGTLATVKTMSPEELKAMDAHIILSNTYHLFLRPGHDIVKEAGGLHKFMNWDRPILTDSGGFQVFSLAEMRKISEEGVHFRSHLNGDKLFISPEVAMEIQNALGSDIMMAFDECPPYPAEYEYVKQSTERTSRWAERCLKSHARPEDQALFAIVQGGMHEDLRRQSARDLTSMDFPGYAIGGLSVGESKQLMYEVLDYTVPLLPNNKPRYLMGVGSPDALIEGSIRGVDMFDCVLPTRIARNGTTMTSQGRLVVRNAQYARDYGPLDPECDCYTCRNYSRAYLRHLIKSDETFGLRLTTYHNLHFLINLMRNVRQSIMEDRLLDFRDEFFDKYGLHDNEKGF; encoded by the coding sequence ATGGCAGCAGCTGTTACTTATGAACATATTAAAACGTGCAAACAATCAGGCGCTAGGCTCGGCAGAGTGCACACCCCGCACGGCGTGATCGATACGCCGACATTCATGCCTGTCGGAACATTGGCAACCGTAAAAACCATGAGCCCGGAAGAGTTAAAAGCCATGGATGCCCATATTATTTTGAGCAACACCTATCACCTCTTCCTGCGTCCTGGACATGATATTGTGAAAGAAGCGGGCGGACTGCACAAATTCATGAACTGGGACCGTCCGATCCTGACCGATAGCGGCGGCTTCCAGGTATTCAGCTTGGCAGAAATGAGAAAAATATCGGAAGAAGGCGTACATTTCCGTTCCCACTTGAACGGAGATAAACTGTTTATCTCCCCGGAAGTTGCAATGGAGATTCAGAACGCGCTCGGATCTGATATTATGATGGCTTTTGATGAATGCCCGCCTTATCCTGCAGAGTATGAGTACGTTAAACAATCCACCGAGCGGACCTCTCGCTGGGCTGAACGCTGCCTGAAGAGTCATGCCAGACCGGAAGACCAAGCCCTATTCGCCATCGTTCAGGGAGGCATGCATGAGGATCTGCGCCGTCAGAGCGCCCGTGATTTGACTTCCATGGATTTCCCGGGTTATGCTATTGGTGGACTTAGTGTGGGAGAATCGAAGCAGCTTATGTATGAAGTGCTGGATTACACGGTGCCCCTGCTGCCGAACAATAAGCCTCGCTATTTGATGGGAGTCGGATCACCCGATGCGTTGATTGAGGGCTCGATTCGTGGTGTGGATATGTTCGATTGCGTGCTTCCGACGCGGATCGCTCGCAACGGGACAACGATGACAAGTCAAGGCCGTCTTGTCGTTCGAAATGCTCAATATGCCAGGGATTACGGACCGCTGGATCCGGAATGCGACTGCTACACTTGCCGTAACTACTCGCGTGCTTATCTGCGCCACCTGATCAAGAGTGATGAAACGTTTGGACTAAGATTGACAACGTATCATAACCTGCATTTCTTGATTAATTTGATGCGTAATGTGCGTCAGAGTATTATGGAAGATCGTCTGCTTGACTTCCGCGATGAGTTTTTTGATAAGTACGGCCTACATGATAATGAAAAAGGGTTCTAA
- a CDS encoding post-transcriptional regulator has product MELEQMSEEELMSTIEMVCLSKVEEMHLIGYEYVTSDDIWNCVSSKYEKEGVPSLHKLVNDILSLKATALMNYMTISAYKGSSFD; this is encoded by the coding sequence ATGGAACTCGAGCAAATGAGCGAGGAAGAATTGATGAGCACCATTGAAATGGTATGCTTGAGCAAAGTTGAGGAAATGCATTTGATTGGGTACGAGTATGTGACTAGCGACGATATATGGAACTGTGTCAGCAGCAAGTATGAAAAGGAAGGCGTTCCCTCCCTCCATAAACTGGTCAATGACATTCTGTCCTTGAAGGCGACAGCGTTAATGAACTATATGACAATATCAGCATATAAGGGATCTTCTTTCGATTAA
- the queA gene encoding tRNA preQ1(34) S-adenosylmethionine ribosyltransferase-isomerase QueA — translation MNVDLYDFELPEHLIAQTPLLDRSSSRLLTLDKQSGDIRHQTFADIIDYLNPGDTLVLNDTKVIPARLFGAKEDTGAKAEVLLLNNMGHDRWEALVKPGKKLKKGNVISFGDGKLKAVIEEEGEMGARTLSFSYKGIFQEILDELGQMPLPPYIKEKLDDRDRYQTVYAKHEGSAAAPTAGLHFTEALLEQIQAKGVDIAFITLHVGLGTFRPMSVDQVEDHVMHEEYYSLSQETAELLNETKRRGGRVIAVGTTSCRTLETVGSERNGELLRESSGWTSIFIYPGYAFTVVDALITNFHLPKSTLVMLVSALAGREHIMKAYKEAVEKEYRFFSFGDAMFIY, via the coding sequence ATGAATGTGGATTTGTATGATTTTGAATTACCCGAACATTTAATTGCGCAGACACCGCTGCTGGATCGAAGTTCCTCCAGGCTCCTCACGCTGGATAAACAGAGCGGAGATATACGCCATCAAACGTTTGCGGACATCATAGACTACCTGAATCCGGGAGATACGCTTGTATTAAACGATACCAAGGTAATCCCGGCCCGATTATTCGGTGCAAAGGAAGACACCGGTGCGAAGGCAGAGGTCCTTCTGCTGAATAATATGGGGCATGACCGGTGGGAAGCACTTGTAAAACCTGGCAAGAAGCTGAAAAAGGGAAACGTCATCTCCTTTGGCGACGGAAAATTAAAAGCGGTCATCGAGGAAGAAGGAGAGATGGGTGCCCGCACCTTATCCTTCTCGTATAAGGGGATTTTCCAAGAAATCCTCGATGAACTGGGGCAAATGCCGCTCCCGCCATATATTAAGGAAAAGCTGGATGACCGCGATCGTTATCAGACCGTATATGCGAAGCATGAGGGATCCGCAGCTGCACCGACGGCTGGCCTGCACTTCACGGAGGCTCTCCTGGAACAGATCCAGGCCAAGGGAGTGGACATCGCCTTCATCACCCTGCATGTCGGACTGGGGACATTTCGTCCGATGTCCGTGGATCAGGTTGAGGATCATGTCATGCATGAAGAGTACTATTCCCTCTCCCAGGAAACCGCTGAGCTGCTGAATGAGACGAAGCGGCGCGGCGGCCGGGTTATCGCTGTAGGAACCACTTCCTGCAGAACGCTGGAGACGGTTGGATCGGAGCGAAACGGCGAGCTTCTGCGAGAAAGCAGCGGCTGGACGAGCATTTTCATATATCCCGGTTATGCTTTTACCGTCGTGGATGCGCTGATCACGAATTTTCATCTGCCGAAATCCACGCTGGTTATGCTGGTTAGTGCGCTGGCCGGTCGCGAACACATTATGAAAGCGTACAAGGAGGCTGTTGAGAAGGAATACCGGTTCTTCAGCTTTGGCGACGCGATGTTTATCTATTAA
- the yajC gene encoding preprotein translocase subunit YajC encodes MFGTSFDLAAGQTQGGGGILGLILPFVLMFVIFYFLLIRPQQKKQKTRNAMLSALSKGDKVVTIGGLHGTIVEITDDIVVLKVNDVTKLTFDRNSISHSVNADA; translated from the coding sequence ATGTTTGGAACTTCATTTGATCTCGCAGCAGGACAGACCCAAGGCGGCGGAGGCATTTTGGGATTGATTTTGCCGTTCGTGCTGATGTTTGTCATCTTTTATTTTCTGCTTATTCGTCCACAGCAGAAGAAACAGAAGACCAGAAACGCCATGCTTAGCGCCTTGTCCAAGGGCGACAAAGTGGTAACGATCGGAGGTCTTCACGGCACGATTGTGGAGATTACCGACGACATTGTGGTCTTGAAAGTGAACGATGTAACGAAGTTAACGTTCGACCGCAACTCGATAAGCCATAGTGTGAATGCGGATGCATAA
- the ruvC gene encoding crossover junction endodeoxyribonuclease RuvC: protein MRILGIDPGIAIVGFGFVDKVGSKVTPVQYGCIQTEAHTPDEERLHHVYEGMGQLIDKYEPEAVAFEKLFFNRNVTTAMSVSQARGVLILAAVQRGLPIAEYTPMQVKQAIVGYGKAEKKQVQEMVRMFLKLQSIPKPDDVADALAVAICHAHSYTLNSKLNEVLRK from the coding sequence TTGCGCATTTTAGGGATCGACCCCGGGATTGCGATTGTGGGTTTCGGGTTTGTAGATAAGGTTGGAAGTAAAGTCACGCCGGTACAGTATGGCTGTATCCAGACGGAAGCCCATACTCCGGATGAAGAGAGGCTGCACCACGTGTACGAGGGCATGGGGCAGCTTATTGATAAATATGAGCCTGAGGCCGTTGCTTTCGAGAAGTTATTTTTTAACCGGAATGTAACCACGGCGATGTCTGTATCACAGGCCAGAGGAGTGCTCATCCTGGCTGCGGTCCAGCGCGGGCTCCCGATTGCAGAATATACGCCGATGCAGGTGAAGCAGGCCATTGTCGGTTATGGAAAGGCCGAGAAAAAACAGGTGCAGGAGATGGTCAGGATGTTCCTGAAGCTGCAGAGCATTCCCAAACCTGATGATGTGGCGGATGCACTGGCTGTAGCGATCTGCCACGCTCATTCCTATACACTGAATTCCAAGTTAAATGAGGTATTGCGAAAATGA
- a CDS encoding DUF421 domain-containing protein: MSHMTILILRTILMYVVIFVTMRIMGKREIGKLSIFDLVISIMIAEIAVFVLEDIKKPIWEGLAPIAVLVAIQVGLAYIGLKNRNIRLFADGKPSVLVSRGRLHRKEMARLRYNLDDLMQQLRGKDIDSLADVEFAILETSGQLTVIPKDTGSSSDSSSNSSSSSSATNSSSTSNQFEKENPTVVDIPYDKITYEGLPIPLILDGKVQDENLELIQKTRFWLKNEIQNFGAKDFKDIFLCSIDHKGRIYIDRKDRI; the protein is encoded by the coding sequence ATGTCTCATATGACTATTCTGATTCTGCGGACCATTCTGATGTATGTGGTCATCTTTGTCACCATGAGAATCATGGGTAAACGGGAAATTGGAAAGCTATCCATCTTCGATTTGGTCATATCCATCATGATTGCAGAGATCGCCGTTTTTGTTCTTGAAGATATTAAAAAACCGATATGGGAGGGACTTGCTCCTATCGCCGTTTTGGTTGCCATTCAGGTAGGACTTGCTTATATCGGCTTAAAAAATCGAAATATACGACTATTTGCTGACGGAAAGCCGAGCGTGTTGGTGTCCCGGGGCAGACTCCATCGCAAAGAGATGGCAAGGCTTCGCTATAATTTGGATGATCTGATGCAGCAGTTGAGAGGCAAAGACATTGACAGCCTCGCGGACGTCGAATTTGCGATACTCGAAACATCCGGCCAACTTACCGTGATTCCGAAGGATACGGGCAGCAGCTCCGACAGCAGTTCGAATAGCTCTTCAAGTTCATCCGCCACCAACTCTTCATCCACTTCAAATCAATTCGAAAAAGAAAACCCTACAGTCGTAGATATTCCTTACGATAAAATTACGTATGAAGGACTGCCCATACCGCTTATATTGGATGGAAAGGTGCAGGACGAGAACCTTGAATTAATCCAAAAAACGCGGTTCTGGCTAAAGAACGAGATCCAGAATTTCGGTGCTAAGGATTTTAAGGATATTTTTCTATGCTCCATTGACCATAAAGGCCGGATTTACATTGACCGTAAAGACAGGATCTAA
- the spoVB gene encoding stage V sporulation protein B — MNKQSFIKGTLILLAAGILNRLLGFIPRIALPRIIGPEGVGIYQLGYPFFIVLVTIITGGIPLAIAKMVAEAEGAGKRDASQKILHVSLMLTLTAGTLFMGLSLLLAPWVTGVLLPDERVYQTFISMTPMMIIIAVSSVYRGYFQGKQNMIPSASSSVIETIVRIICMLWFAHLLMPKGIAYGAAGAMLGTAVGELIGMIALLLQYSGEGRRTSKLLPKPQEAVSEKKAEEDSPSNQGILKRLLGIALPVTGGKMVGSFSYLLETILTNRSLAMAGIATSVATAQYGALQGMIIPLLLLPGALTVSLAISLVPSLSEAAARNDRSTIHKRMNQSLRLALVSGAPFAIIMFVLAEPLCLLLYNNAEISDMLKIMAPFALFLYVQSPLQAALQALDRPGRALLNTLFGAIIKMSLIVYLASNPAFGIKGAVIAIIVNSIAVTLLHGFSLSRLIGFRFRLLDYVKIGAVMIIMGACVLYGYKHLPFSTAPWLQFWASIAAGILVYFIMIFMTKLVTPRDLERVPVVGTWFNKFSRR; from the coding sequence GTGAACAAGCAATCATTTATTAAAGGAACGCTGATTTTACTTGCAGCCGGCATATTAAACCGCCTACTCGGTTTTATCCCCCGGATCGCCCTCCCCCGGATCATCGGACCCGAGGGTGTCGGAATTTACCAACTGGGCTACCCCTTCTTTATCGTGCTCGTGACCATCATTACCGGCGGAATTCCGCTGGCCATTGCCAAAATGGTTGCCGAAGCGGAAGGCGCGGGGAAGCGGGATGCTTCCCAAAAAATTCTGCATGTCAGTCTAATGCTGACGCTTACAGCAGGCACTCTCTTTATGGGACTCAGTCTGCTCCTTGCCCCTTGGGTAACCGGCGTGCTTTTGCCGGACGAGCGTGTATACCAGACCTTTATCAGTATGACGCCCATGATGATCATCATTGCTGTATCGTCAGTCTACCGCGGATATTTCCAGGGCAAGCAGAACATGATTCCCTCCGCAAGCTCTTCCGTGATCGAGACCATTGTCCGCATTATTTGCATGCTGTGGTTTGCACATCTCTTGATGCCCAAAGGCATTGCTTATGGGGCAGCGGGTGCCATGCTCGGAACAGCCGTAGGAGAATTGATTGGCATGATCGCGCTGCTGCTGCAATACTCCGGCGAGGGACGACGAACGAGTAAACTTTTACCCAAGCCCCAAGAAGCAGTATCGGAAAAAAAAGCAGAAGAAGACTCCCCGTCGAATCAAGGCATTCTGAAACGTTTACTCGGTATTGCATTGCCTGTTACAGGGGGCAAGATGGTAGGGTCCTTCTCCTACCTGCTGGAGACGATTCTGACTAATCGCAGCCTGGCCATGGCAGGTATAGCGACGTCCGTAGCCACAGCTCAGTACGGTGCACTGCAAGGGATGATCATCCCGCTCCTGCTGCTGCCCGGTGCACTGACGGTTTCCCTGGCCATCTCTCTGGTGCCTTCACTCTCGGAAGCAGCCGCCCGTAATGACCGGTCTACGATCCATAAACGTATGAATCAATCCCTTCGGCTAGCGCTTGTCTCCGGAGCTCCGTTCGCCATCATTATGTTTGTCCTGGCTGAGCCATTATGCCTGCTCCTGTACAACAACGCGGAGATTAGCGATATGCTCAAAATCATGGCGCCGTTTGCCTTGTTCCTGTATGTGCAGTCCCCGCTTCAAGCTGCCTTGCAAGCACTGGACCGTCCAGGCCGGGCATTACTGAATACGTTATTCGGGGCGATCATCAAAATGAGCCTCATTGTGTATTTGGCATCCAATCCCGCCTTTGGCATAAAAGGAGCCGTCATTGCCATTATCGTAAACAGCATTGCTGTTACATTACTCCACGGTTTCAGCCTATCGCGGCTGATCGGCTTTCGATTCCGTCTGCTGGATTATGTCAAAATCGGGGCGGTTATGATCATTATGGGTGCCTGTGTCCTCTATGGGTACAAACATCTTCCGTTTTCGACCGCGCCATGGCTGCAATTTTGGGCTTCCATCGCAGCTGGTATTCTGGTCTATTTCATCATGATCTTTATGACCAAGCTGGTAACACCGCGAGATTTGGAACGTGTGCCTGTCGTCGGCACCTGGTTCAATAAATTCAGCCGTCGTTAG
- a CDS encoding SpoIID/LytB domain-containing protein, giving the protein MDRNWTKSLFGWTTKGLLSLAVAGTLWNAPAVHAAAPSIDTIRVAMFLDLGSQYKSITNAVTLKSAEALTASLLASGAQQALINIPANQQVRMSVNTYRVKVLETTDWKTASEAAKKLQATNDKPLLFADGNVYKLYAGMYETEKAALDGAARTAKTAAAHLNGQTPSVKGGLHLSAGSYGSEAEAESVRKTYADAGMDAFNVVVPSGGASAYEVWVGEAANTADLAAVKQEASKLSGSLVEQNASAAGLIMRRDVSLNLATPQETQHYMLSGGQSVLRLEGTSGAGTNVKERSDRSYRGVLEIGQKNGQLYLVNELPFQQYLYSVVGAEVPSTWGAEALKAQAVAARSYALFQGNKFEVAHVVDTTLSQAYYGTAYEYPSIIQAVDATDGEVVMKDGKIVETVFSSNSGGMTADSTEVWGNRNDLFAAVESPGDSSSQAALKSWYHVLLPSGVTGYVREDNVKETGNKTSAGLLYMTVTAKDTNVRPLPLIQSNVEPVGKMNPGETAVVLEKVAESNSYDWVRGPYTSDQLLASLKGKTSNSLPASITSLDVTERGPSGRALAVKANGQVLDVKYPDMFRSAFNGLPSTLFDIESTGSYTVLSANGAVSTVSSGQSVSVISGSGNGNVKGSGTVVMNGTGKARVIESSPGFKFTGKGFGHGLGMSQWGAKGMADEGYDYKQILQHYYRNTTITKD; this is encoded by the coding sequence ATGGATAGGAACTGGACGAAATCATTATTCGGTTGGACCACCAAAGGACTCTTGTCATTGGCTGTTGCCGGAACCTTATGGAACGCGCCTGCGGTACATGCGGCCGCTCCTTCAATAGATACGATTCGTGTTGCGATGTTCCTGGATCTGGGAAGCCAGTATAAATCAATAACCAATGCCGTAACACTGAAATCCGCTGAGGCTCTGACGGCATCGCTGCTTGCATCCGGTGCACAGCAGGCTTTGATAAACATCCCAGCAAACCAGCAGGTCCGAATGAGCGTGAATACATATCGCGTCAAGGTGCTTGAGACCACGGATTGGAAAACGGCTTCGGAAGCAGCAAAAAAACTGCAAGCGACGAATGACAAACCGTTGCTGTTTGCGGACGGCAATGTTTACAAACTATATGCAGGTATGTACGAAACAGAGAAAGCGGCCTTGGACGGGGCTGCGCGAACGGCAAAGACGGCGGCTGCTCATCTGAATGGTCAAACGCCTTCGGTTAAAGGCGGGCTGCATCTGTCAGCAGGATCGTACGGATCGGAGGCTGAAGCCGAGTCTGTGCGTAAGACGTATGCGGATGCCGGCATGGATGCGTTTAATGTAGTGGTGCCCAGCGGAGGTGCATCCGCTTATGAGGTGTGGGTCGGCGAGGCAGCCAACACAGCCGATCTGGCTGCAGTCAAACAGGAAGCTTCTAAACTATCCGGCTCCCTCGTTGAACAGAATGCGTCCGCTGCAGGTCTGATTATGAGACGAGATGTAAGTCTCAACCTGGCGACTCCTCAAGAGACACAGCATTATATGTTGTCGGGTGGTCAGTCCGTATTGCGGCTAGAAGGGACTTCAGGCGCCGGGACGAATGTGAAGGAACGATCGGATCGTTCGTATCGAGGCGTTTTGGAGATCGGACAAAAGAACGGTCAATTGTATCTTGTCAATGAGCTCCCGTTCCAGCAGTACCTGTATTCCGTCGTTGGAGCCGAGGTGCCGTCTACTTGGGGGGCTGAAGCACTGAAAGCACAGGCTGTGGCAGCCCGCAGCTATGCGCTCTTCCAAGGTAATAAGTTCGAAGTAGCTCATGTCGTGGACACAACGTTAAGCCAGGCTTATTACGGGACCGCCTATGAGTATCCGAGCATTATTCAAGCAGTGGATGCAACCGACGGCGAAGTTGTCATGAAGGACGGTAAAATTGTGGAAACGGTCTTTTCATCCAATAGCGGAGGAATGACGGCAGATTCCACCGAGGTGTGGGGTAACCGTAACGATCTGTTTGCCGCGGTGGAAAGCCCTGGAGACTCCTCGTCCCAGGCAGCGCTTAAATCTTGGTATCATGTACTTCTTCCGAGTGGCGTTACAGGTTATGTACGTGAGGACAATGTGAAGGAAACCGGAAACAAAACATCGGCAGGACTCCTGTATATGACGGTTACCGCCAAGGATACGAACGTGCGTCCACTCCCATTGATCCAATCGAACGTTGAGCCTGTAGGCAAGATGAATCCGGGCGAAACGGCTGTCGTCCTAGAGAAAGTGGCGGAATCCAACAGCTATGACTGGGTTCGCGGTCCCTATACTTCGGATCAATTGCTTGCCTCTCTAAAAGGAAAAACCTCCAATAGCCTGCCTGCTTCCATTACTTCGCTGGATGTAACGGAGCGAGGCCCGTCTGGACGTGCCCTTGCGGTTAAAGCCAACGGTCAAGTGCTGGACGTGAAATATCCCGATATGTTCCGCTCGGCTTTTAACGGTTTGCCAAGCACATTGTTTGATATTGAATCAACCGGAAGTTATACTGTATTGAGCGCGAATGGTGCGGTATCAACGGTTTCAAGCGGCCAATCGGTGTCCGTCATCTCAGGGAGCGGCAACGGAAATGTCAAAGGTTCCGGCACCGTTGTGATGAATGGAACGGGGAAAGCGCGCGTGATTGAAAGCTCTCCCGGCTTTAAATTTACCGGCAAAGGCTTTGGTCATGGCCTGGGCATGTCTCAATGGGGTGCCAAGGGAATGGCAGACGAAGGGTATGATTACAAGCAGATACTCCAACACTATTACCGCAACACGACTATTACGAAGGACTGA
- the ruvB gene encoding Holliday junction branch migration DNA helicase RuvB, which yields MDDRIISANLMMDEQAVELSLRPRYLAEYIGQNQVKENLKVYIEAAKMRNEALDHVLLYGPPGLGKTTLANIIANELGVNLRTTSGPAIERPGDLAALLTNLQEGDVLFIDEIHRLHRTVEEVMYPAMEDFALDIMIGKGPSARSVRLDLPPFTLIGATTRAGLLSAPLRDRFGVVSRLEFYTVDELSYIVSRNADLLGIEILGEAAEEIALRSRGTPRIANRLLKRVRDYAQVRGDGMITPSIAQEALKMLQIDPMGLDFIDHKMLNAMIKSFRGGPVGLDTIAATIGEESQTIEDVYEPYLLQIGFLQRTPRGRVVTPTAYQHLGIPFPEDRR from the coding sequence ATGGATGATCGAATTATTTCCGCCAATCTGATGATGGACGAGCAGGCTGTCGAGCTTAGTCTTCGTCCACGTTATTTGGCTGAATATATAGGACAGAATCAAGTTAAGGAAAATCTCAAGGTATATATCGAAGCGGCAAAAATGCGTAACGAAGCGCTTGACCATGTGTTGTTGTACGGACCTCCAGGACTCGGAAAAACGACGCTGGCGAATATTATCGCCAACGAGCTTGGCGTTAATCTCCGTACGACTTCCGGTCCGGCCATTGAGCGTCCGGGAGATCTGGCTGCGCTTCTCACCAATCTGCAGGAAGGAGACGTCCTGTTTATTGACGAGATCCATCGCCTGCACCGGACGGTAGAGGAAGTGATGTATCCGGCGATGGAGGATTTTGCGCTGGATATTATGATCGGCAAAGGGCCAAGCGCACGCTCGGTTCGTCTAGATCTGCCACCGTTCACCTTAATTGGCGCCACCACCCGGGCTGGATTGCTCTCAGCGCCGCTAAGGGACCGATTTGGCGTGGTAAGCCGTCTGGAATTCTATACGGTCGACGAGTTGAGTTACATTGTGTCGCGCAATGCCGATCTTTTGGGGATCGAGATATTAGGAGAGGCAGCAGAAGAGATTGCCCTGAGATCGCGCGGGACGCCACGCATAGCCAACCGACTCTTGAAAAGGGTGCGTGATTACGCCCAGGTTCGAGGAGATGGCATGATCACGCCTAGCATCGCTCAGGAAGCGTTGAAGATGCTGCAGATCGACCCGATGGGTCTGGACTTTATCGATCATAAAATGCTGAATGCCATGATCAAAAGCTTCCGCGGGGGACCAGTAGGTCTCGATACCATTGCGGCAACCATTGGAGAAGAAAGCCAAACCATTGAAGATGTTTATGAACCGTATCTCCTACAGATCGGTTTCTTGCAGCGTACACCCCGGGGACGAGTTGTAACGCCCACAGCTTATCAACATTTAGGTATTCCCTTCCCTGAGGATCGTCGTTAA
- the ruvA gene encoding Holliday junction branch migration protein RuvA codes for MIDFLRGQVVHLESEYIVLDVQGVGYRVFCPNPYAFAKTEGTITVFTHHHVREDAILLFGFPTREEQKLFRKLIEVSGIGPRVALGILGGGSPDHVVSAIYQENVSFLIKLPGIGKKTAQRMILDLKDKLEGFGNASMMTGLFAIQEPEPEADGSAWSEAREGLKALGYTDSELDKVWLKIKDSAASGESVDVLMKRALQQLYAG; via the coding sequence ATGATCGATTTTTTACGGGGACAGGTTGTCCATTTAGAGAGTGAATATATTGTATTGGATGTTCAAGGGGTAGGGTATCGGGTGTTCTGCCCGAATCCATATGCTTTTGCCAAAACCGAAGGAACTATTACGGTGTTTACCCATCATCATGTCCGTGAGGATGCCATCCTGCTGTTTGGATTTCCGACGCGGGAGGAACAGAAGCTGTTCCGTAAACTGATCGAAGTCTCGGGAATCGGCCCGCGTGTGGCGCTCGGCATATTGGGCGGGGGATCTCCGGACCATGTGGTTTCCGCGATCTACCAAGAGAATGTATCCTTCTTGATCAAGCTTCCGGGAATCGGTAAGAAAACAGCGCAGCGCATGATTCTGGATCTGAAGGACAAGCTCGAGGGATTCGGAAATGCGAGCATGATGACCGGTCTGTTTGCCATTCAGGAGCCTGAACCGGAAGCTGACGGCTCGGCGTGGTCTGAGGCACGTGAAGGACTGAAGGCTCTTGGTTATACGGATAGCGAGCTGGATAAGGTCTGGCTTAAGATTAAGGATTCTGCCGCAAGCGGTGAATCCGTTGACGTGCTGATGAAACGGGCACTGCAGCAGCTATACGCCGGCTAG
- a CDS encoding BofC C-terminal domain-containing protein → MSVFHFFKKLFRKRWRRWRRAIWSCAILLIAGIMIWSGQNIKDQMNKLLTAASDDTPLAVETMHYLQIEDDKLEERRQDQREFMQKLNTSKGKKHVHVRITYVCGIEEQDMGKLTADGIYELMNKNPLWQGRLDNKGEVWLEQTVSDLSPTCKRQAYMSIDSNGNLTLFDGPPEEEKVMRTFFQLDVGSMESSLPRDVIQQLEEGIRIQDMEEYNSVLSTFSDYARDMAENVMNPTP, encoded by the coding sequence TTGAGTGTTTTTCATTTCTTTAAGAAGCTGTTCAGAAAACGCTGGAGACGCTGGAGACGCGCGATTTGGTCCTGTGCGATCCTATTGATCGCAGGTATCATGATATGGTCCGGCCAGAATATAAAGGATCAGATGAATAAGCTGCTCACTGCTGCATCCGACGATACGCCACTGGCCGTAGAAACGATGCATTACTTGCAGATTGAGGATGATAAGTTGGAAGAACGCCGGCAGGATCAGAGGGAATTCATGCAAAAGCTGAATACCTCGAAGGGAAAGAAGCATGTTCATGTTCGGATCACCTATGTATGTGGCATCGAAGAACAGGATATGGGAAAGCTTACGGCGGATGGTATTTATGAACTGATGAATAAAAATCCTTTATGGCAGGGACGATTGGATAACAAGGGTGAAGTCTGGCTGGAGCAAACCGTATCCGACCTTTCACCCACCTGTAAGAGGCAAGCCTATATGAGCATTGATTCCAACGGAAACTTAACCTTGTTTGATGGACCACCGGAGGAAGAGAAAGTGATGCGGACCTTCTTTCAGCTGGATGTCGGTTCGATGGAGTCGTCTTTGCCTAGAGATGTGATCCAGCAGCTTGAAGAAGGTATTCGAATTCAAGATATGGAAGAGTATAACAGTGTTCTGTCAACCTTTAGCGACTATGCCCGGGATATGGCTGAAAATGTCATGAACCCGACCCCATAG
- a CDS encoding TIGR04086 family membrane protein, whose protein sequence is MEPIRRVFTFRITNPILSGLLYSFFWMFLGALALSLLLWGSGLAEDDLSFYTFLVHAVSAFIGGCVSGKRAGNKGWYYGCLTGLVYGVTLLVIGFLALDSSLSLGDLTLIATVFAGGAIGGCSGSI, encoded by the coding sequence ATGGAACCGATCCGGCGAGTCTTCACTTTCAGGATCACCAATCCGATTCTTTCAGGACTATTGTATTCTTTTTTCTGGATGTTTCTTGGCGCGTTGGCGTTATCCCTGCTTCTATGGGGCAGCGGGCTGGCCGAAGATGATTTATCGTTCTACACGTTTCTTGTACATGCCGTCTCCGCCTTTATCGGAGGTTGTGTGAGCGGCAAGCGCGCAGGAAACAAAGGTTGGTATTACGGCTGTCTGACAGGGCTGGTATACGGCGTTACACTGCTCGTCATTGGTTTTCTTGCTTTGGATAGCTCCTTATCTCTCGGAGATTTGACGCTGATTGCTACGGTATTTGCTGGCGGCGCCATCGGGGGATGTTCGGGGTCAATTTGA